One stretch of Acidicapsa acidisoli DNA includes these proteins:
- a CDS encoding vWA domain-containing protein, whose product MGFLAPWFLAGLAALGVPVFVHLLRRHVTTPRPVSSLMFFERGTQSSTQHRRLRYLLLFALRSAVLLLLVLAFANPFVRRSTADANGHTHLIVLDNSFSMRAGTSFADAKRQAFAALAAKPHNDKAQIIALGGQLEILTQPIADDARLRSALDSIQPGDGHASFGELARAVRSLAETVHGPIDLHLFSDMQRSAMPASFADVVLPVNAKLFLHPVAEGAPTPNWTVESVEAPSALSDPKDPRRSRVRAVIAGFHTPATAKTVSLVVNGKAIATKKIDVPANGHATVDFAPLDVGYGFNRCTVTIDGDAFPNDDQSVFAVRRSDPERVLFVHAAGDTRSFTYFSAALAAAAQGSFVLQSMSSEQTADIDPSRFAFVVLSDAVALPSIFEHTLAQYVTKGGSVLITLGTNAPRRSAIPLWGGEVRDTHNFARSGDPAAVGQVDFSFPALQQTQPGRDNGGWADVKVFYAAEVNPDQARVAARLTGGTPLLLEKQLGEGRIMLFASGFENFTNDLPLHPVFVAFVDHTARYLSGSEGLSGSRIVDSFVQLRATAAPVGTVANVEVIDPDGRRPLSLSEARAAQTFRLARAGFYQVRFANGRNAVIGVNPDRRESDLEPLSKDVQQLWSGNSGNGASQDGTAVDHQEKYHPISLWFYVMLLALAATIAEMAVASGYMGTQREET is encoded by the coding sequence ATGGGCTTTCTTGCGCCATGGTTTCTCGCTGGCCTGGCAGCGCTCGGCGTACCCGTATTCGTGCATCTGTTGCGCCGTCATGTCACCACACCGCGCCCGGTAAGCTCGCTCATGTTCTTTGAGCGCGGCACGCAGAGTTCGACGCAGCACCGGCGGCTCCGCTATCTGCTGTTGTTCGCCCTGCGCTCTGCCGTATTGCTGCTGCTCGTGCTTGCCTTTGCTAATCCGTTTGTGCGGCGCTCGACGGCCGATGCCAATGGACACACGCATCTGATCGTGCTCGACAACTCATTCAGCATGCGTGCAGGAACGAGCTTTGCCGACGCCAAACGGCAAGCTTTTGCAGCACTCGCAGCAAAGCCTCATAACGACAAAGCGCAGATCATAGCCCTTGGCGGACAACTCGAAATCCTCACGCAGCCTATCGCCGACGACGCCCGACTTCGCTCTGCGCTCGATAGCATCCAGCCAGGCGACGGTCATGCCAGCTTTGGCGAACTCGCACGAGCCGTCCGCTCCCTCGCAGAAACCGTGCATGGTCCAATCGATCTTCATCTCTTCAGCGACATGCAGCGCAGCGCGATGCCGGCCAGCTTCGCCGACGTGGTTCTGCCAGTTAATGCGAAGCTGTTTCTGCATCCTGTTGCGGAAGGAGCCCCGACGCCGAACTGGACAGTCGAAAGCGTGGAAGCTCCCTCTGCATTATCCGATCCCAAAGATCCCAGGCGCTCCCGCGTCCGTGCTGTCATTGCTGGCTTCCACACGCCTGCAACGGCCAAGACCGTATCGCTCGTCGTGAACGGAAAGGCGATAGCGACGAAGAAAATTGATGTACCGGCGAATGGCCATGCAACCGTCGACTTTGCGCCGCTCGATGTCGGATATGGCTTCAACCGCTGCACTGTAACCATTGACGGTGACGCGTTTCCCAACGACGACCAAAGCGTCTTCGCAGTGCGGAGGTCCGATCCGGAGCGGGTGCTCTTTGTTCATGCCGCTGGAGATACGCGCTCGTTCACTTACTTCAGCGCGGCGTTGGCAGCCGCAGCGCAAGGATCGTTTGTGCTGCAATCAATGTCGTCAGAGCAGACCGCCGATATCGATCCATCGCGGTTTGCCTTCGTAGTGCTGTCGGACGCCGTGGCTCTGCCATCGATCTTCGAACATACGCTGGCGCAATACGTCACCAAGGGCGGCAGCGTGCTGATTACCCTGGGCACGAACGCGCCACGCCGCTCGGCCATCCCATTATGGGGCGGCGAGGTGCGGGATACGCATAATTTTGCACGCAGCGGCGATCCGGCAGCCGTCGGCCAAGTCGACTTCAGTTTTCCAGCTCTTCAGCAGACGCAGCCTGGTCGAGACAACGGCGGCTGGGCCGATGTCAAAGTCTTTTATGCGGCGGAGGTGAATCCCGACCAGGCGCGTGTGGCGGCACGGCTCACCGGCGGCACGCCGCTCTTGCTGGAAAAACAGCTTGGCGAGGGCCGCATAATGCTCTTCGCTTCGGGGTTCGAAAACTTCACCAACGATCTGCCGTTGCATCCCGTCTTCGTTGCCTTCGTGGATCACACCGCCCGCTACCTGTCGGGTTCGGAGGGGCTGAGCGGGTCGAGAATCGTGGATTCGTTCGTCCAACTGCGCGCAACGGCTGCGCCCGTAGGAACAGTGGCAAATGTCGAAGTGATTGATCCGGATGGGCGTAGGCCGCTTTCGCTAAGCGAAGCCCGCGCCGCGCAAACCTTTCGCCTCGCCCGTGCGGGCTTCTATCAGGTCCGCTTCGCCAACGGGCGCAACGCGGTGATTGGAGTGAATCCCGACCGCCGCGAATCGGATCTGGAGCCGCTGTCCAAAGACGTGCAGCAGCTCTGGAGCGGAAACTCCGGCAACGGCGCTTCGCAGGATGGAACTGCTGTAGACCATCAAGAGAAATATCACCCCATATCACTCTGGTTCTACGTTATGCTGCTTGCATTGGCAGCCACAATTGCCGAAATGGCGGTTGCGAGCGGCTACATGGGCACGCAGCGGGAGGAAACATGA
- a CDS encoding DUF58 domain-containing protein produces the protein MQRFLDPAVLAGISSLDLLAKTVVDGFVAGLHRSADFGFSQEFAEYRAYTPGDDLRHVDWNLFARTERCYLKRYRGESNSQLTVLLDASNSMQYTSGVPNKMDYARYLAAALFYLAIHNQRDAAGLIVFDEDVREYIRPSTRQGQLARLFAGLEQATPQAQTDFAKPLQHLQNAQHRRGIAIVISDFYESPETIMNDIAPLRFRGNEVILFHILDPQEIRPAMKESAILVDLETNQRIEVVPEYTRTAYRARIDAHIEQLRSLARGAGMDYQLLITSQPLDLALREYLTLRQTGN, from the coding sequence ATGCAGCGTTTCCTCGATCCCGCAGTGCTAGCCGGCATCTCCTCGCTCGATCTGCTGGCGAAGACGGTCGTGGACGGCTTCGTCGCCGGCTTGCATCGTTCCGCCGACTTTGGCTTCAGTCAGGAGTTCGCCGAATACCGCGCCTATACACCGGGAGATGATCTGCGTCACGTCGATTGGAATCTCTTTGCCCGAACGGAACGCTGCTATCTCAAGCGCTATCGCGGCGAAAGCAACAGCCAGCTCACGGTGCTGCTCGACGCCAGCAACTCCATGCAATACACCTCGGGCGTGCCAAACAAAATGGACTACGCACGCTACCTCGCCGCTGCGCTCTTCTATCTGGCGATTCACAATCAGCGCGATGCCGCGGGACTCATTGTTTTCGACGAGGATGTGCGCGAATACATTCGTCCCTCCACGCGGCAAGGACAGTTGGCGCGCCTCTTCGCGGGCCTCGAACAAGCCACGCCGCAAGCACAGACTGATTTCGCCAAGCCGCTCCAACACTTGCAGAATGCTCAGCACCGGCGAGGCATCGCCATCGTCATCTCGGACTTCTATGAGAGTCCTGAAACGATCATGAACGACATTGCGCCACTGCGCTTTCGCGGCAATGAAGTGATTCTCTTTCACATTCTCGACCCACAGGAGATCAGGCCTGCGATGAAGGAGTCGGCCATCCTCGTCGATCTCGAGACTAACCAGAGAATTGAAGTCGTGCCCGAATACACCAGGACCGCATATCGAGCCAGGATCGACGCGCACATCGAGCAGCTTCGATCTCTCGCTCGCGGAGCAGGCATGGATTACCAGCTTCTCATCACCAGTCAACCACTCGATCTGGCGCTGCGCGAGTACCTCACGCTGAGACAGACAGGCAACTGA